TATTTGATGACAATATATTAAATATAGTTTCTAGTGTTAAAGATTTAGAAACAGGTTTTTTAAAAGTTAATAACTCGTCCAATGAAGGATATAAAGTAAATATACCTACATGCATTAAAGATATTAACTTATTTAACGAAATAATATTTAAATCTTGGGAAAATGTAAAATTTTCAAAATAATAAAATCCCCTAATTTACCTTAAGGGATTTTGTTATTTTATTTCTTGTATTTTTTGTACCCAAGTCTATCAAGCCCTATATTATATCCCTCTGCTCCATAGTTTAATACTCTATTAACTCTACTTATTGTAGCTGTACTTGCTCCTGTTTCTTCTTCTATTTCATTATAAGTTTTTTCTAATCTTAGTAGCTTTGCCACTTGTAATCTTTGAGTAATAGACTTTATTTCTTTAATTGTACATATATCTTCAAAGAATCTATAGCATTCTTCTATAGTTTCAAGTTTAAGAATTGCTTCGAATA
The Gottschalkia purinilytica DNA segment above includes these coding regions:
- a CDS encoding YerC/YecD family TrpR-related protein, whose product is MEHHHSRIKDKHTDELFEAILKLETIEECYRFFEDICTIKEIKSITQRLQVAKLLRLEKTYNEIEEETGASTATISRVNRVLNYGAEGYNIGLDRLGYKKYKK